A region of Dermabacter vaginalis DNA encodes the following proteins:
- the rplP gene encoding 50S ribosomal protein L16, with translation MLIPRRTKHRKQHRPTRTGMAKGGFDLAFGDYGIQALEPAYVTNRQIEAARIAMTRYMKRGGKVYINIYPDRPLTKKPAEVRMGSGKGSVEFWVANVKPGRVMFEVAGVDEPTAREALRLAMHKLPMKCRILSREGGDI, from the coding sequence ATGCTGATTCCGCGTAGGACCAAGCACCGCAAGCAGCATCGCCCCACCCGTACCGGTATGGCCAAGGGTGGCTTCGATCTCGCGTTCGGCGACTACGGCATCCAGGCTCTCGAGCCCGCCTACGTCACCAACCGCCAGATTGAGGCCGCACGTATCGCCATGACGCGCTACATGAAGCGTGGCGGCAAGGTGTACATCAACATCTACCCCGATCGCCCCCTCACGAAGAAGCCTGCCGAGGTCCGCATGGGTTCCGGTAAGGGTTCGGTGGAGTTCTGGGTAGCGAACGTCAAGCCCGGCCGCGTCATGTTCGAGGTTGCCGGCGTCGATGAGCCGACTGCACGCGAGGCACTGCGCCTTGCGATGCACAAGCTCCCCATGAAGTGCCGAATCCTCAGCCGAGAGGGTGGTGACATCTGA
- the rplV gene encoding 50S ribosomal protein L22, with translation MEAKAQVRFIRISPMKARRVVDLIRGKSTGEALEILRFAPQAASEPVSKLVKSAIANARVKADQAGERFDEQDLVVSAAFVDEGPTMKRFQPRAQGRAFQIKKRTSHITVAVAPSKKKETR, from the coding sequence ATGGAAGCCAAGGCGCAGGTGCGGTTCATCCGTATTTCGCCCATGAAGGCCCGGCGCGTCGTTGACCTTATTCGTGGTAAGAGCACGGGTGAAGCCCTGGAGATCCTGCGGTTCGCACCGCAGGCCGCCAGCGAGCCCGTCTCGAAGCTCGTAAAGTCCGCGATCGCCAACGCCCGCGTGAAGGCAGATCAGGCAGGGGAGCGTTTCGATGAGCAGGATCTCGTCGTGTCCGCTGCGTTCGTCGACGAAGGCCCGACCATGAAGCGGTTCCAGCCGCGTGCTCAGGGTCGCGCATTCCAGATCAAGAAGCGCACCAGCCACATCACCGTGGCTGTTGCCCCGTCGAAGAAGAAGGAGACCCGCTAG
- the rpsQ gene encoding 30S ribosomal protein S17 yields the protein MNENQVAEERPYRKTQRGYVVSDKMDKTIVVEVEERVKHSLYGKVMKKHKKFKAHDEENTAGVGDLVRIMETRPLSASKRWRLVEILEKAK from the coding sequence ATGAACGAAAATCAGGTCGCTGAAGAGCGTCCGTACCGCAAGACTCAGCGCGGCTACGTCGTCTCCGACAAGATGGATAAGACCATCGTCGTCGAGGTCGAGGAGCGCGTGAAGCACTCGCTGTACGGCAAGGTTATGAAGAAGCACAAGAAGTTCAAGGCCCACGATGAGGAGAACACCGCCGGTGTCGGCGATCTTGTTCGCATCATGGAAACCCGCCCGCTGAGCGCTTCCAAGCGCTGGCGTCTGGTGGAGATTCTCGAGAAGGCTAAGTAA
- the rpmC gene encoding 50S ribosomal protein L29 has protein sequence MAATKLTADELNKLDDAKLTEELAKAKDELFKLRFQGATGQLESSARLRSVKKDIARIYTILRERELGIRQAPGSAE, from the coding sequence ATGGCAGCCACGAAGCTTACCGCTGACGAGCTCAACAAGCTCGATGACGCGAAGCTCACCGAAGAACTCGCGAAGGCCAAGGACGAGCTGTTCAAGCTCCGTTTCCAGGGCGCGACCGGTCAGCTCGAGTCGAGCGCTCGCTTGCGTTCGGTCAAGAAGGACATCGCACGGATCTACACGATCCTGCGCGAGCGCGAGCTGGGGATCCGCCAGGCCCCCGGTTCGGCCGAGTGA
- the rpsS gene encoding 30S ribosomal protein S19, translated as MPRSIAKGPFVDDHLQKKVDAQNEAGTKNVIKTWSRRSVITPDFLGHTFAVHDGRKHVSVFVTESMVGHKLGEFAPTRTFRSHDKDDMKGRRR; from the coding sequence ATGCCACGCAGTATTGCTAAGGGCCCCTTCGTTGACGATCACCTTCAGAAGAAGGTCGACGCTCAGAACGAAGCCGGTACCAAGAACGTCATCAAGACCTGGTCGCGCCGTTCGGTCATCACGCCGGACTTCCTCGGCCACACTTTCGCAGTGCACGATGGCCGCAAGCACGTCTCGGTGTTCGTCACCGAGTCGATGGTGGGCCACAAGCTCGGCGAGTTCGCTCCCACGCGCACTTTCCGCAGCCATGACAAGGACGACATGAAGGGACGTCGTCGCTAA
- the rpsC gene encoding 30S ribosomal protein S3, producing the protein MGQKVNPNGFRLGITTDHTSRWFADSTKEGQRYRDYVKEDVAIRNLLSEGLERAGVSKVEIERTRDRVRVDLHTARPGIVIGRRGAEAERLRGQLEKLTGKQIQLNILEVKNPEADAQLVAQGIAEQLASRVSFRRAMRKGIQSAQRAGAKGIRVAVSGRLGGAEMSRSEFYREGRVPLHTLRANIDYGFYEARTAFGRIGVKVWIYKGDITSKELAAQQAAQAPRQGRGPRAERPRGRRNERNAARREKAEASAQAQAATEAPAAAPADKGTEA; encoded by the coding sequence GTGGGCCAGAAGGTCAATCCCAACGGGTTCCGCCTCGGTATTACGACCGACCACACGAGCCGCTGGTTCGCCGACTCCACGAAGGAAGGTCAGCGCTACCGCGACTACGTGAAGGAAGACGTCGCCATCCGCAACCTCCTCTCCGAGGGGCTTGAGCGTGCTGGCGTGTCGAAGGTCGAGATCGAGCGCACCCGTGATCGCGTTCGCGTTGATCTGCACACCGCTCGCCCCGGCATCGTGATCGGTCGCCGTGGCGCGGAGGCCGAGCGTCTCCGTGGTCAGCTCGAGAAGCTGACGGGCAAGCAGATTCAGCTCAACATCCTCGAGGTCAAGAACCCCGAGGCAGACGCGCAGCTCGTTGCTCAGGGCATCGCCGAGCAGCTCGCGAGCCGCGTGTCCTTCCGCCGTGCGATGCGCAAGGGCATTCAGTCCGCGCAGCGTGCTGGCGCGAAGGGTATCCGTGTCGCCGTTTCGGGCCGCCTCGGTGGCGCCGAAATGAGCCGCAGCGAGTTCTACCGTGAAGGCCGCGTGCCTCTGCACACGCTTCGCGCGAACATCGACTACGGCTTCTACGAGGCCCGCACCGCATTCGGCCGCATCGGCGTGAAGGTGTGGATCTACAAGGGCGACATCACGTCCAAGGAACTCGCTGCACAGCAGGCCGCCCAGGCTCCGCGCCAGGGCCGTGGTCCGCGCGCTGAGCGCCCCCGTGGCCGCCGCAACGAGCGCAACGCCGCCCGCCGTGAGAAGGCGGAAGCTTCGGCTCAGGCTCAGGCCGCTACCGAGGCTCCCGCTGCCGCTCCGGCCGATAAGGGAACGGAGGCCTGA